In one window of Candidatus Scalindua sp. DNA:
- a CDS encoding ATP-binding protein, with the protein MTEETVTDKCMEHDQFKMIDTLRNILSRSQGMVLDEDLTEKLDSLCQSLKSSIKKSDSAEGGFSQDTETGWNLRNLQKHKGRERRKNDDIMDVIEAGLCLLDKDLQIVWANKTLGDWLALKESPLGRSCKDIFHCDETGIDSCQALKVFRGEEGRVLETWITTKAKKRLCVQRIAIPVTNRKGIIENVLVHLEDVTESDKSLHWLFLLQKLGEKMQGTLHLDRLLRLVLTCVTTGHAFGFNRAMLFLVNKEEKVIRGKLAVGPSSMEEAIRIWGEISKKYSSLEEILDSLEYDNDFDETFTHMTRQMEYMLSDTNEVIVTCARENKPILVVNAADDPHITEEFRSTLGVNEFVCVPLIVRNESIGVIVADNIYTRVPITPDLVNVLTMFATQAALAIENAETCKRLEDKVTQLTTTQQRLIRAEKFAAIGSMASYIAHEIRNPLVTIGGFTRSLTRFHFEDAKIKTNLNIILDEVIRLENILKNISNFSKPSIPKKAASQICDIAENTCSLMENYFKERKIHFSKEFAPDIPPVLAISSQITQVLFNTLMNAVESMPDGGDLTIRITLIEDSIKIDVVDTGTGMSEEELQNIFDPFYTTKSEGSGVGLAICRKIIEEHGGKVCVNSKCGRGTTISLFLPIH; encoded by the coding sequence ATGACTGAAGAAACCGTGACTGATAAATGTATGGAACACGATCAATTCAAAATGATTGATACCCTGAGAAATATCCTGAGCCGGTCTCAGGGAATGGTCCTTGATGAAGACTTAACAGAAAAACTGGACAGTCTATGTCAATCATTAAAGAGCAGCATAAAAAAGAGCGACTCCGCAGAAGGGGGATTTTCTCAAGACACCGAAACAGGCTGGAATCTGAGAAACCTCCAGAAACACAAGGGCAGGGAGAGGCGAAAGAATGATGACATAATGGACGTCATTGAGGCTGGCCTGTGTCTGCTTGATAAGGATTTGCAAATTGTGTGGGCCAATAAAACACTCGGTGACTGGCTTGCTCTCAAAGAGTCCCCGCTGGGCCGCAGCTGCAAAGATATTTTCCATTGTGATGAAACCGGAATAGATAGCTGCCAGGCGCTTAAGGTATTCAGGGGGGAGGAAGGCCGGGTACTTGAAACATGGATAACCACAAAAGCAAAAAAACGATTATGCGTGCAACGCATCGCCATTCCTGTCACCAACAGAAAAGGTATTATTGAAAATGTGCTGGTCCATCTGGAGGATGTAACAGAAAGCGACAAGTCTTTACACTGGCTCTTCTTATTACAAAAACTTGGGGAAAAAATGCAGGGAACGCTCCATCTTGACAGATTACTGCGTCTCGTATTAACCTGTGTAACCACTGGCCATGCCTTTGGATTTAACCGGGCAATGCTTTTTCTCGTGAATAAAGAAGAGAAGGTTATTCGAGGGAAATTGGCTGTAGGACCATCAAGCATGGAAGAGGCAATCCGTATATGGGGAGAAATATCAAAGAAATATAGTTCGCTCGAAGAAATTCTTGACTCCCTGGAATATGACAACGATTTTGATGAGACCTTTACTCACATGACACGGCAGATGGAGTACATGCTTTCGGATACAAACGAGGTTATTGTTACTTGCGCGAGAGAAAATAAACCCATACTCGTTGTTAATGCAGCGGATGATCCACACATAACGGAAGAATTCAGAAGCACATTAGGAGTAAACGAATTTGTCTGTGTACCCCTGATAGTAAGAAATGAGTCAATAGGTGTTATTGTTGCAGATAATATCTACACGCGGGTCCCGATTACTCCCGATCTCGTAAATGTCCTGACAATGTTTGCCACCCAGGCGGCATTAGCTATTGAAAATGCAGAAACCTGTAAAAGACTGGAAGATAAAGTGACCCAACTCACAACAACCCAACAACGGCTCATTCGAGCAGAAAAATTTGCTGCCATAGGTTCAATGGCATCATATATTGCCCATGAAATCAGAAACCCACTGGTAACAATCGGGGGATTTACCCGATCTCTTACCCGTTTTCATTTTGAAGATGCAAAAATTAAAACGAATCTGAACATTATCCTGGACGAAGTGATACGACTGGAAAATATACTGAAAAATATTAGCAATTTTAGTAAACCCTCAATCCCGAAAAAAGCCGCCAGCCAAATTTGTGACATCGCAGAAAACACCTGTTCTCTCATGGAGAACTATTTTAAAGAGAGGAAGATACACTTCTCCAAGGAATTTGCTCCCGATATCCCACCCGTATTGGCCATCTCATCACAAATTACGCAAGTGCTTTTTAATACACTCATGAACGCGGTTGAGTCGATGCCCGACGGTGGAGATCTCACAATCAGGATTACGTTGATTGAAGATTCAATAAAGATAGATGTTGTAGATACCGGCACTGGAATGTCAGAGGAAGAATTACAGAATATTTTTGACCCCTTTTATACAACGAAATCAGAAGGTAGTGGCGTGGGCCTGGCAATCTGCCGCAAGATTATTGAGGAACACGGTGGTAAGGTCTGTGTCAACAGCAAATGTGGCAGAGGGACAACTATATCGTTATTCCTGCCGATACATTAA
- a CDS encoding response regulator, with amino-acid sequence MPTILVVEDNKNQQLLYEEELQREGYTIVTAFDGKDAIEKVKEKPPDLIILDINMPRMDGIETIGKILSQHKQIPIIINTAYGSYKSSFMTWAADAYIVKSSDLSELKDKIKELLTNRPKDF; translated from the coding sequence ATGCCTACTATTCTTGTCGTAGAAGATAATAAAAACCAGCAACTACTCTATGAAGAAGAGCTGCAGCGTGAAGGCTATACGATTGTAACGGCCTTTGATGGGAAAGACGCCATAGAGAAAGTTAAGGAAAAACCTCCGGATCTGATTATCCTGGACATTAACATGCCTCGGATGGATGGTATTGAAACGATAGGGAAGATACTGAGCCAACACAAACAGATCCCCATTATAATAAATACCGCTTATGGGAGTTACAAAAGCAGTTTTATGACATGGGCAGCTGATGCCTATATTGTCAAGTCCTCAGATCTGTCGGAATTGAAAGATAAAATCAAGGAATTATTAACAAACAGACCCAAAGATTTCTAA